The Arachis ipaensis cultivar K30076 chromosome B07, Araip1.1, whole genome shotgun sequence genome includes a window with the following:
- the LOC107606600 gene encoding stellacyanin-like, whose translation MALGGYSNVIMIVIVTIFFPCIAMGTEYVVGDHHGWATGFDYNIWAADKVFKVGDSLVGQHNVYKVNATAFQNCTVPSNHSDALRSGNDVIVLASPGQKWYLCGVGEHCTTGQKLAITVVASTISSSPSPVQHTKKLFGGFHF comes from the exons ATGGCTCTTGGTGGCTACAGTAATGTAATTATGATTGTTATAGTCACAATTTTTTTCCCTTGCATTGCTATGGGCACTGAATATGTAGTTGGAGATCATCATGGATGGGCAACAGGCTTTGATTACAACATTTGGGCTGCAGATAAAGTCTTCAAAGTTGGAGACTCACTTG TTGGGCAACACAATGTGTACAAAGTAAATGCAACAGCGTTCCAGAACTGCACCGTGCCTTCAAATCACAGCGACGCATTGAGGAGTGGAAATGATGTTATTGTGTTGGCAAGTCCAGGGCAAAAATGGTATCTATGTGGTGTTGGCGAGCACTGCACCACAGGGCAAAAGCTTGCGATTACAGTAGTGGCTAGCACAATATCTTCATCACCTTCACCTGTTCAACATACTAAGAAGCTTTTTGGAGGATTTCATTTTTGA